The window TGTCAGTGCAGTTGTAAAAAACATGACGACAATGtgatgaaacagagagaaataacaTGATTAAGATGATTTCAGCAAGGTCCCCTTAGTCTGCAGCTTGTTTGGCAAGGCTAGGTTCGGCTGTTTGTTTAAAGCAGTGATTTTTATCATTCACACATAGCTTTGCTATTCAGAATATTTATAATgtatcatatgtttttttctttcttactgcTAGCTGACAACTTTAAATGTGGTGTGCTGGATAATGAGGACACCACAGAGGAGCAGATGCAGCAGAGCAATCCGAATCTTCCCTCATCCTATCAGCCAGTCCTACCTGCAAGTCttctggtttatttatttctcacgTTCAGTGAAGTCTGCCACGTTAAATATCTAAATGAGGTACTACCCAGAGAATAAACCAGGTATGAGAGAATGCGGGGATGTTCCTCCGGCCAATGGCCTTCCTTAACAGATACCCGTCATCTCTAAAGCAGGATTAAGCAGTCATAAAGGCCCGCTGCAGGGGGTTTAAATTGCAGCATCACCTGATGAGACAGATACTAATAATATGATCCACCACAGAGCTATTTAGCTGAGCTATTTTTACTGCTGACTTTTGAGGGATCACAGCAACGTTTTAGGGTAGAAGCGACGAATGAATGCTTAACGCGGAAAATGAATTTCAACTGGCGACCCTTTGACGACCTAGTGTTATAGAGTGCACCTTGAACTGCGAAATAACCGGTGCTGATTCAGACAAGATCACGTGTTAATTACGATGTATGTAACATCTGCACATAGGCAGTGCAACTACGCTGACATGTCTTTCAACTGAGTTCGGCATGACCCCATCTCGTGACAGACAAACACCCGACCACTCCCTGGTTAAGGTTAGCTATTTTATCGCTGAGGTGGCTTTACAACGGAGGGCAAGCGAGTGTTTATCTGggacacgcatgcacacaaaaagaGCTAGGTAACGTAGGCTAACTTAGCTGAAGCTAACGTTGTCGCGCTAGCTAACTAAGACGTTTTAAGATTCAGCAGGGCGTATAATATTGAGTCCCACCTCTCTAAAAATCCTTAAAAGCAAAGGTTGTCATGGTTTTTCCCCGCAACGTTTCAAATTTAACCTACTTCACAGGTAAATATAACTAGTCGCAGCAGCTCGCTaaacaagctgcagctctgtggGGTTGATGCTCTCTCCCCTGCATGATACCTTCAAATACCCTACGTAAATTCGGTAGTTAAAAATCTTTAGACAGAAAGTTGTTACTGactacaattttattttactgtttatgcAGCGCATGCCTGCTCATAGCTGTGGTattaaaaagaggagaagaaagtaCGCATTATGTACcatgtcattattttattcaagAGGAAACACTTTGAAAACTTGCAACAGCAAGTAGAAGGCAGCAAAAGTTTTCATACAATTTATTAGTAATACACGTGTTGActatttcaaaatttttaattaagaGAGAgttgagtaaaaatatttttcagtctgAAACTCATTTGCTTTTGACCCCATTATGCAgtaaaaatataatgttgtcATATGTCACATAGATTCATAGGTTATTAGACACTGAGAAGAAAACTGGTCATCACatgataaaaaaatgcatagtgTTTAAATTTGTATCAAATGCTGATAGACTGCAAAATAATGGGGGGAAAAACATGTAGAAGTAGGCATATACATTAATTCAAGAAGGTActgtttttccatcagtttATGTCTACATGGCAGAATACTTGTAATCAGGTATTCTGACTAAATGGCAGGTAAAACCAGTCAGAGTTGTAATTTATCTAATGCTGCAATGTGGTTACAGGTTACAGTCAGCCCAGATGGTTAAAGGTGACCTTTTGATTCAAATTTATAAGTCTCAAGGGGGTTCACTGCTCACACAGCAACTTCCCACTGATTCTCCGTGATTCATCAGTGCAAATCACATTGTACAACATGCTAGCCTTTACAGCTGGCATGTTTCATCCTTCCTTTTGTGATAAGAtgctgagtttgtgtgtgtgtgtgtgtgtgtgtgtgtgtgtgtgtgtgtgtgtgtgtgtgtgtgtgtgtgtgtgtgtgtgtgtgtttgttttttgttttttggtggaGTTGCTTTCATTCCTTACacgtttttttcttctttttggcttgtgttttTAGAGAGATTTCCTGAGATGAGAACCATTGTTTATGCAGGCTTGTAAAGTTCAGTAATAAATTGAATATGATAGAGagatatacaaataaacttgacttgacCTGTAGACATCAAGGCAAGTAAAATCTCACCCAGTCGACTCACAATATGCACGTGGATGCgcatttcacaaaataaatatttgaaatttacatataaaaatcaAGTCCGATGAAAAAGCATCAAGAAAAACTGGTTCAGCATTGAGATCCAAAAGTTACAAGGCTGCCCACTCATTATTTTACTGAGAGGGCAAATAGTGAGAAAAGGAAATACAGTTCTGGATGCCCCACACTTCCAGGGACTGAATCTTGAAATGTCCCTTGCAGAGTGGGATGCTCTTGAATGTGTCACAAGGCTCTGTGTATCCTCCCTTTAGGTCTTCCTGTAGGCTGAGCGCATGCCCCCCATCACCACCTAAGAGAAGATACACACATCAGCACTGCATGCACGTTGCAAGCTGTCATTACTGTTGACTtggtgttgctgtttttattagAGACCTATCTGTTGTGTTATTCTGATTATATAGTCAAGTGACATACCTATAATGAGTTGACTGTCGTTGCCTGCTATAAACATGGAGGCTTCTTGTTCCTTGGGTCTCTTCGGCTCTTTGGCAGTTGTGGGTTCCTCTGATAGGGCAGTGAAGGGGATGGTCAGGTAGCTGGGGTCCTGGGGCGTCCCAGCAGGACAGGTCAGAGTTGCGGCGGCTGTGGTTGAGGTGATGTGGGAGCTGCCACTATTGGACACCTGGGAGGAGGCACCGTTTCTGATTTTAACCTGCTGAGGGGAAGCTCTTCTGGTCATAATGTTGACCATAGCCTGCTGGTAGCGCTCCATGCTGGGACGAAGCTGAAAGAGTAATCACGTTTCTTATGTGACACTCATTGCAGTTTAAGAGGCATTCCAGTGAACGACCATGCAGATACTCTATATGAAGTTGACACAAAAATCCTCTGACTTGCAGGAATATGTCTCAccgtaaaaacaaaacattccccAGTTCCAAAATATGTAAGTCCCTCAGAGCCATGCTTTCTTCTTTCCGTGATATCTGTTGACAGGAAGGCACCAAAGACCTGAAGAATGAGAAATACTCATATTTCAGTCCCAGACAAAATTTATTGTCATCATTATTTGCATTACAACATCTTAGAGTCAAATCTAAAATTAAACGAAGAGGAAAGGCACATGTAGCGAAAATATCAGATGTGTACCAATATTCAGTATGTTACCTCTTCATGCGCAGTTTTGATCATTAAGACCACTGGTTCGTGTCCCTCCACATTAGAATAGAATCTATATGGGAGAAAACAGaaacgttttgtttttaatatccCATAAAGTGCATTGTCATTCATAACGAAACCAAGCTCATAAACAAATATTCCATTGACAGTCTATCTTCACTGTATGTTATTTCAGGAGAAAATTGTTAAGAGGAGGTTGAAGGTTCAAATGCAGGACAAGATCACAACTTTGACAGTTAAAATATCTTTCCATGTCAAACTTGTATATAGCCAGGACTCACTCAAAAgctgttgtttattttagaaatgttcattttctatATGGagtattggattttttttgaccGTGTAAAAATCAGCTAAACATTCATATAGGAATTATTAGTTTCAACTTGAGATAATTTTGTACATAAACAACATTTGCCTCCATTGAACTGTAAGTCACTTGACATTCACACTCAAAGCAAACATGTTGATAGTGAAAACACACTGCCTCCTCCTGTTGCACTACTAGACCTGGGAAAGTGTTTTTCTCAGCTGGGACCTGGTGTTCAGAAGTTACTGATCCATAATGACCTGGCCTCATTTAATAATACAGTATGAACAGACAAAATTGAAAGATATAAAGGGTTTGATACATTATATGAATTTAATGTCATAATTCATGCCTGTAAAGTAACATTAGCTCTTAGTGTCAGAGATGGTTTTGCGGGATTAGAGTATTGAACAAAGGTAACTTACGAAGCAAGACTTCTTCCATGCTCAGCTGTGCTAAACAGCTTAATTGGACTGAAAAGGGCAAAGCGCTCAGGTATCCAGGCCCAGACGACTCTCATCTCAGTCCCTGTCACAACACTGGAACTGAAGCTGGTGAAGTCCACTGTCTCGACTGACTGCCTTTAGGAACATTAAAAATAGCAATGAAATGTGTAAATGGGATACAAATGATATAATtctgaacatttaaaattacacatagctagtatatttttacaaatatgcCATTCCCCATAAAAAGTTCTTTATATTAAAGATCCTTCATCTTCTATTTCATCAGTTCCTCTCACAAATATGCTACACACTGGCTGTTCTATATCAATTTCTGTATTATTAACCCACCTCTTCTGGTGGGTGCTGACACCTTTTTGCATGAGAGAGTCCTTATTGGCATTGAACAGGAGGTTGAGCTCCCTGCGTGTGGCCATTGGAATCATGAAGGCCCCCTCCAGAAGCTTCTCAGCTGTGCAGTGGCGAGGTACATTCTGCACAAACCTTTTCATATCTGTTCTGAAGTCCTCCACGTCTGCCACACGAGACGACACAGATGCTTTGTAGAGGCTGAGCAAAGTCAAAGCCACCCTTCAAAGAATGATTGCGAAAATTTTTAATTGTACTGTTTGTCTTTTGGCAAATTTTTGAGAAGTAATGGTTATGTCATGAGAAATCACATATTCAGATCTAAGGAATGTGGCAGCAGCAAACCTGTAGAGGACCTTGTAGCCCTCCAATAGGTAGACATCCAGCACTTTGATGGCATATGTGAACGGAAGGTCGGCAAAGATCCACATGATCCAGTCAGAGTAGAACTCAAAGAGGTTTTGGTGAGAGCTGGCAATAAGCTTACGGATGCCTCTGCAACACCTGTTAGCAAGGTCTCCAAAGGTCATACAGGAAGCGCGGTAGGTGAGGAAGGTCTGGTCGATGTAACGCTTGTTGGGGTCATTGTAGCAGATAAGCCGGGACACACTGTGGAAACACTCAGCTTCATCCTGGCTGAAGTGGAGGATGAGGGAGACCAAGGCAGGCAGGATGGGGCAAAAGTTCATGTCTGGGAAGTAATTGCTCAGGCAAAGAAGGATCTTTTTAACAGAGTTGAGGCCTGCTTCGTTGAGACAGTATCTGTATAAGAAAAGAGCAGTAAGTGTATCCACagtaataatacattttctatttttaaagcTCCACTTGGTGAGACTTTTATGTAGAAGtatacatgtaaatgtgtgatCACTGTCACAAATTAGGAGTAACACAAAGAAGAGCATCCCATGGGCAATCTCACCACTTGAGTGACAATTATACACTTCAAACATATCTCTGGCATTTTTTTCACGGGATCTTTTATCCCATAATGTTTAGTCATCACTAATCTTTTCAGACCAAAATTTCAGCAGTGACCAGTGGCAtcttgaattatgttttttttaatagcaatCAGGGccacaaatgtaaaaattgaCCAAATAAATGTTGTTAGTTTAAGGTTCATGGGTTTATTAGAATCATTTCACAGAATATGTTGTCAcattcactgaaaaaatgtttttttcttaaggaACAGCTACTGTatacaacatgtttttaaattttttatatacatgtaGTATAGTAACATGTCTATGATACGCTAACCAACATTGTCCCATAAAAGTACCTGGGTATTTCTCCTGCCTCCATGTACTCTGGGACTGGGTGGGTGCTGATTTTCTGTTCTCCAAAGAGCTTCTTGGCCAGTTCATAGAAGACATCTCTGTCTGAAGTGACAGACCTATTGCAGATAGCACATCAACCCACATTCAAATCATTTGGGTTggtgaatttaaattaaaatctacaTACTGATTTTGCAAAGGTCATATGAGTTCCCCCTAATGCATATATGCTTGTTTTCATGacacaaaagacattttaagtctctgaatgtatgtatatgtgtatgtatattcaATGTGACCGTCTTAACCTGGAATTGAGGCTGTGGATGATGTGATAGTAAGCTTTGGCCCTCAGTGTGTGCGGCATGGCCCAGAATCCTTCGCGGCCCATGGTTTTCAGCTGCTGGTGCTCACTCTGCAGGATCTGCTGATATCTTTTTGCTGCTTCGGGATCAATCTTCTCCCAGTCCACAAACTGTCCATACTTCATCCCCGAGCTGCAGCAAATCTCCCAGTTGTCGGACTCAGAGATGGTCATCATGGACACTGACTTGAGACTGCCTTTACTGCCTGAGcaaaatatgcacacatacctttatttttttattttccttaacagtgtaaaaagactccaatttttaaaaaatattctcattttGGGAGTCAAATCTACATgccattttataaaaaaatcatttcagtacCATTAAGTTCTCTAGAGGTAGAATGCTTAGACTTGGACTTCTTAGAGGTGACTCGAACACCAGCCCCATCCCCCTCTCTATTCTCCTTTTTGGTCACTTGTTGCTGGTGTAGAGAGCGTGCTCTCTGCCTCAGTGGACTGGACCTGTTAAAGTTTCCCGCGTCATGGTCGGAGTAAAGCTCTGATGTCTCATAACTGTAAAAGGACCTGGGGAGCAATTGATTCAGTATTAATTATGTATTTAGTAATAGGTATGcctcttttctgtcttgtttctttgttttggccATGGTCTGTCTGTTGTGCTATCttgccaaaacattaaaacacaaattcacatAAATGTAAGTAAACATGCCTGTTGCTCCCTGCTCTGATCACTAAcaaaatctggatttttttaaacaacaacaacaacaacaacaacaacaacgaccAAAAACAGCACAGGTTTTGGAGTAGAATGTGAAAACATACCTGGAGCGAGGTCTTAGACAGgttttgtctatgtgtgtctgcacacCATAGTTCTTATTGTCCTCTGGGCTGTAATAGGAGTGAGATCTTTGCCTGCTTGTGCCTCCTACCATAGAGTCCAGGTCTAGTTCAGAGGATGTGAGGACTGAGATTGAATTCATATTTCCACAATTGGAGAACTCCGGCGTTCTTGAAACATGGATCATGTCCAGTCTTGTTATTCAAAGAAATGCAGGTTAGGAGGTAATGTGTCCCCTGTTAGTAACTGCACATTCTGAGGATCAGGGCTTTATATAAGCCAGTGGGCTGTGGCCATGTGAGCCAAGCAtggtttgtttgtggtgttgCAGTCACTGGAAGTGAAAAGTTCCACtgattttcctgttttaactTTCATAAAACATACGGTGTCTCTTTCTGAGAAGTAAGTCATCAGTCTCTGGACAGCATCCACAATGCCACcataaccaaaaccaaaatacaaGGAATAAAAATTTCCAGATCACATGACAAAAAACAGgcagttttttaaacaaatgatttgACCAGGTGTCCTTCAAATAACCTTACTCACTGCAGGGTGCATAACTGTTATTTTTATCTTACATGCATCGACTCTCCACAACGGACGGTTCATTGCTATTGCAATTAACAAATtgctaaatatttaaatgtttatttttacacagacaCCTATCAAAACGTTCATTGTTTAGAATAAGATCATCAGAAAGAGGAGGGTAATCGTTCTGGTCTTTCTCTGAAACTACTTCATGTGTAGCATCGAAATGCCAAATGAATCTATTCCAAGAAGTCTTCTTCAGGTTATTATTCTACACAACAGATATATGTTTTGATCCAAACACAACCACTGTTTGGTTATGAAACATAACACCTCTACAAGTACTCATCTCATATGTGGGCTCCACATGTAATTGagttgaaaaacaaactctcaAGCCCCAGGAGTGAAGAATGCATGCTGTCATTCCGCCACGTCAGTTTCCATGGAGGCTGGGACAATATGAATTCATACTTACATGCTATATCATTCCGTCTAAATTCAGTTCAGTCTGCGGAGACCCATATTGTGACAAAGTCTCAGTGGACTATGGGAAATTTACCAAGTTATTCTTACCTTCTGTGTATCCTGTCATGCTGCTCAGAGGCTTTTAACAAAAATGACCaataatctgaaaaatgttctgtttgcaTGACATCGCTTTAGGTGCTCACTCTTATATACCAACCAAGTAAGCATGTCTTCCACCTCTCTTCATCCAAGGAAAAGGAATTTTCCTGAAGAGTGGAAAATGTAGCCGCATCGAGTTGTAAATACCCACAGCAAACATATTACTCGTTTCGACTGTCTTGCAGTAAGAACTGTCCTGTCAAGGAAATGATTGAGTTCGAGTCTCCACAGAAATGATTTACACTTTtattattcatcatcatttctaTGATAGTATATCAGTTGCAACTCTTTGGACTTGGATCTTGAAGTTGACTGTATTCTTTTGCGAGGTAGACAATAGGCTCATTAAGTGAAGTATTAAAGAGAtgatttcctctttttatctgTATGTCAAAGGTTTAATTTTGTTTGGTGTGTTAATTGCTTCCATAAAGCATCAAACATAATCATGTTTAGAGAATGTATGCTGTTGTACAGGTATTGCTaaactgtttttatctttgaaagctgtttatatttgaatgcaggactttctTGCCTCCCTTTTGTGGATATCATTTGGTAAACAACCATCGACATAAGCAAATGTCCTACATAATTTAggatataaaaacaataaaatactaaTTTATCTGTAACCTTGCATGAAATGctcctttttatatttctctgaaACTGTAAACCACGACCCTGGAGTCAACTTTTCCTTGGCTTGCACATATTAAATACGTagttacaaaattaaaaaaaaactgatagaTGTCATGAGGTGTCTTGGGAGCAAGTATTGAatctctgaaatatttttatgaagcCTTAATAAAATCAAGATTAGACAATGGAGGTATTGTAAATGGATCAGCAGCAAAATCTGTGCTAGCAGACCTGGATATTATGAAAGCTCGAGCTCTAAGAGTGTGTTTGGGAGCTGCCAGAACTTCCCCAGTGTGTGCACTCCAAGTTGAAGCAGGTGAAATGCTATTGTGGTTAGGTCGGAACAGCTGGTGGCCAATTACTGGGTCAACCTAAGAGGGAATGGAGATAGTCATCCAACAAAAAGGGTGCTGCGGACATGctgggagaaggagaggacacaaaaacaaagttttggCTGGACAGGAGATCAAAGGGCAAAAGATATGGGAGTAAATGATAAAGAGTTTGGCGCAACCAGTCTGGGCAAATCCTTGTGTGGATCTGCAACTACTTAGGATTAAACACAGTAATAAGACAGTCGATTTAACCAGTGAATAGCCTACTGTAGTTTTAGAGACTGTAAATACAAAGACAGTGATCAGATTTTTACAGATGGATCAAAGGATCTGGAAAAAGATAACACAAGGTCTGCCGTGCCGAGTTACCAAGACGGATTTAGCAAGAGAACAACTGATTAGTTGAATGCGTATGCTGCTGAATTGTATGCTATGCTCGTGGCATTAGAATGGACTGAACAAGTTAATTCCAgcaatatattaaaatgtagtGATTCTGTATCAGCCCTTGCAAGCATTAAGACAAGTGCAGCCAGAAGGCATCTGGATCTGCTTTATGAAATCTTGTTTGCTAACTCAAGAATAGCAAGGGAAAAATATCACATTCATGTAGGTCCCGGCACATTTATGGTTTCCTGGGAAATTAGAGAACAGACAAATTGGCAAAAGAGGCAgtcaaaaaagaaattgttgaagatagtattaaaatttaaaaaatgaagaggaaaggCATAGTGTGGAAAAATGGTAAATGTGGTAAATCAACAGTGGTAACAGCATTGggaaaatgtgataaaacacTCCAAAACAGAGTAGGTAAGAAGTAGGGGAACAACACGGAAAGAGGGAATAATAGGCTAATAAGCAGGCTGAGAATTAGGCACAGCAACTTAACAGTTCACTTTACATCataggaaaacaaaactttgtgaTCCATGACAACTGGCTGAGACAGCTGATCATATTCTTATATCACGCAGgaaatttataaattaaaaacaggacATAATGACACAATTACGGAAGCTAGGGCGGGTGGAGGACAACGTTAAGAGTATATTAGATTTTTGAGACAGTGTTCGAGGGAAGGAAATGGTTATACAGCTTTTTAAGGACGACTAGGCTGGAGAGACGGCTTTAAAATGAGTGGACACTGAAGGAGAATAAAACTGCGAGGGGTCGTAATGCCACCGTGCATGACAACTGCCTTCAAACCCTCAAAGAAGCGGAAGAAGAACTGTTCCTCGCAGGTTTCCGTAGTGACGTCACACCCAAACAAGCAACAGTTTGCTGCCGATTACTGCCGGATGGTTCAAACTAAGTTGATTTTCTCTTTATAGTCATCATT is drawn from Xiphias gladius isolate SHS-SW01 ecotype Sanya breed wild chromosome 15, ASM1685928v1, whole genome shotgun sequence and contains these coding sequences:
- the LOC120800950 gene encoding TBC1 domain family member 24-like; the encoded protein is MIHVSRTPEFSNCGNMNSISVLTSSELDLDSMVGGTSRQRSHSYYSPEDNKNYGVQTHIDKTCLRPRSRSFYSYETSELYSDHDAGNFNRSSPLRQRARSLHQQQVTKKENREGDGAGVRVTSKKSKSKHSTSRELNGSKGSLKSVSMMTISESDNWEICCSSGMKYGQFVDWEKIDPEAAKRYQQILQSEHQQLKTMGREGFWAMPHTLRAKAYYHIIHSLNSRSVTSDRDVFYELAKKLFGEQKISTHPVPEYMEAGEIPRYCLNEAGLNSVKKILLCLSNYFPDMNFCPILPALVSLILHFSQDEAECFHSVSRLICYNDPNKRYIDQTFLTYRASCMTFGDLANRCCRGIRKLIASSHQNLFEFYSDWIMWIFADLPFTYAIKVLDVYLLEGYKVLYRVALTLLSLYKASVSSRVADVEDFRTDMKRFVQNVPRHCTAEKLLEGAFMIPMATRRELNLLFNANKDSLMQKGVSTHQKRQSVETVDFTSFSSSVVTGTEMRVVWAWIPERFALFSPIKLFSTAEHGRSLASFYSNVEGHEPVVLMIKTAHEEVFGAFLSTDITERRKHGSEGLTYFGTGECFVFTLRPSMERYQQAMVNIMTRRASPQQVKIRNGASSQVSNSGSSHITSTTAAATLTCPAGTPQDPSYLTIPFTALSEEPTTAKEPKRPKEQEASMFIAGNDSQLIIGGDGGHALSLQEDLKGGYTEPCDTFKSIPLCKGHFKIQSLEVWGIQNCISFSHYLPSQ